From a single Ciconia boyciana chromosome 6, ASM3463844v1, whole genome shotgun sequence genomic region:
- the ZBTB1 gene encoding zinc finger and BTB domain-containing protein 1 isoform X3 translates to MARTSHSNYVLQQLNNQREWGFLCDCCIAIDDIYFQAHKAVLAACSSYFRMFFMNHQHTTAQLNLSNMKISAECFDLILQFMYLGKIMTAPANFEQFKVAMNYLQLYNVPECLEDIQDTDSSSLKCSSSASSTQNSKMIFGVRMYEDTLARNGSEANRWGMEPPSSTVNTSHNKEPDEEALQLSSFPEQLFDVCKKSTTSKFSHTKERVSHSRRFGRSFTCDSCGFSFSCEKLLDEHVLTCTNRHSYQSARYYSAEKIDFNEKDSTSKIISTQTEKYKGDSSQAADDSSSPVSNITSRKSSTVASETSGEEGSRASERKRIIIKMEPEDNPADELKDFNIIKVTDKDCNESSDNDDLDDEQEEPLYRYYVEEEIREKRNARKTLKPRLSMDEDERKCLKSPRHLNRKAPSVQEDAENAPCELCGLTITEEDLSSHYLSKHIENICACGKCGQILVKGKQLQDHAQTCGEPQDLTMNGIRNSEEKMDLEENPEEQSEIRDMMFAEMLEDFRDSHFQMNSLQKKQLYKHSACPFRCPNCGQRFETENLVVEHMSNCLEPDLFKNSMMEENERDHRRKHFCNLCGKGFYQRCHLREHYTVHTKEKQFVCQTCGKQFLRERQLRLHNDMHKGMARR, encoded by the coding sequence ATGGCAAGAACCAGCCACAGCAACTATGTCCTTCAGCAGCTAAACAACCAAAGAGAGTGGGGCTTTCTGTGCGACTGCTGTATCGCTATCgatgatatttattttcaagcacaTAAAGCAGTTCTTGCTGCGTGCAGCTCCTATTTTAGGATGTTTTTTATGAACCATCAACACACTACAGCCCAGCTGAATCTAAGCAACATGAAGATTAGCGCTGAATGCTTTGATCTTATTTTACAGTTCATGTATTTAGGAAAAATTATGACAGCCCCTGCCAATTTTGAGCAATTTAAAGTGGCCATGAACTATTTACAGCTATATAATGTACCTGAATGTCTAGAAGATATACAGGATACAGACTCATCTAGTTTAAAATGTTCGTCTTCTGCTTCTAGCACCCAGAATAGTAAAATGATATTTGGCGTGAGAATGTATGAAGACACGCTTGCTAGAAATGGCAGCGAAGCAAACAGGTGGGGCATGGAGCCGCCAAGTTCAACAGTAAATACATCCCATAACAAAGAGCCTGATGAAGAAGCTTTGCAGCTAAGCAGCTTCCCCGAACAACTGTTTGACGTCTGCAAAAAAAGCACCACATCCAAATTCTCTCACACAAAAGAGCGCGTGTCCCACTCGCGCCGTTTTGGAAGAAGCTTCACCTGCGACAGCTGCGGGTTTAGTTTTAGCTGTGAAAAGCTACTGGATGAGCACGTGTTAACGTGCACTAACAGGCATTCTTACCAAAGTGCCAGGTACTACAGTGCTGAAAAAATAGACTTTAATGAAAAGGACTCTACTTCTAAAATAATCtccacacaaacagaaaaatacaaggGGGACTCAAGCCAAGCTGCGGACGATTCTTCGTCTCCTGTGTCAAACAtcacaagcagaaaaagcagcacgGTTGCCTCCGAGACATCAGGTGAAGAAGGAAGTAGAGCCTCTGAGAGGAAGAGGATTATCATCAAGATGGAACCAGAGGACAATCCTGCAGACGAGCTGAAggattttaatattattaaggTGACAGATAAAGACTGCAATGAGTCTTCCGACAATGATGACCTAGATGATGAACAAGAAGAGCCGCTTTACAGATACTATGTTGAGGAAGAGatcagagagaagagaaatgctCGGAAGACTTTAAAACCCCGTTTATCCATGGACGAGGATGAAAGAAAGTGTTTGAAAAGTCCACGGCACCTTAACAGGAAGGCTCCTTCAGTGCAGGAAGATGCTGAGAACGCTCCGTGTGAACTTTGTGGGCTAACAATCACCGAGGAAGATTTGTCCTCTCATTATTTATCCAAACACATAGAAAATATATGTGCTTGTGGCAAGTGTGGTCAAATACTGGTCAAAGGCAAGCAGTTACAGGACCATGCGCAGACCTGCGGAGAACCCCAGGATCTGACCATGAACGGTATCAGAAATTCTGAGGAGAAAATGGACTTAGAAGAAAACCCGGAGGAGCAGTCAGAAATAAGGGACATGATGTTTGCAGAGATGCTAGAGGACTTCAGGGACAGTCATTTCCAAATGAACAGCCTTCAAAAAAAACAGTTATACAAGCATTCTGCCTGTCCCTTCCGATGCCCTAATTGCGGTCAGCgttttgaaactgaaaacctAGTGGTTGAACATATGTCAAACTGCCTGGAGCCAGATCTGTTCAAGAACTCCATGATGGAAGAGAACGAGAGGGATCACAGACGTAAGCATTTCTGCAATCTTTGTGGGAAAGGATTTTATCAGCGTTGCCACTTGCGGGAACACTATACCGTTCATaccaaggaaaaacagtttgtTTGTCAGACATGTGGGAAGCAGTTCTTAAGAGAGCGCCAGTTGCGGCTCCACAATGATATGCACAAAGGCATGGCCAG
- the ZBTB25 gene encoding zinc finger and BTB domain-containing protein 25 isoform X1 — protein MGARAAVQGEARSGGRAKRHAMDTTGHSVLLLQQLNMQREFGFLCDCTVAIGDVYFKAHRAVLAAFSNYFKMIFIHQTSECIKIQPTDIQPDIFSYLLHIMYTGKGPKQTVSQSRLEEGIRFLHADHLSHIAIEMNQVFSPEPVQSSNLYGIQISTAHKPAKERLGVKESLPKAGSRSAAQGDHPQLQLSLAIGLDDSSLDQQVARPSAQPAALAKPAEERPKLSVSIKQERCDSEPVVSQSCTPPSPEVASPIFAKASLKVHLCHYCGERFDSRGGLREHLHTHVSGSLPFGVPASILESSDLGEVQPLAEDREAGNGHRLGAFLLKEDEHQLEHLSCSDLEPLQIGQLSLISKDHEPVELNCNFSFSRKRKISCTVCGRTFFRKSQLLEHMYTHRGKQHKYSRCQRLESPVTPRFRPYCDSESVGKSSSLSQDHLDECILESDLIQESVDTILVE, from the exons ATGGGAGCGCGGGCAGCGGTGCAGGGGGAAGCGCGGTCCGGGGGCAGAGCGAAAAG GCACGCCATGGACACGACCGGCCACAgcgtcctcctcctccagcagctgaacATGCAGCGGGAGTTTGGCTTTCTGTGTGACTGCACAGTTGCCATTGGAGATGTTTACTTCAAAGCCCACAGAGCGGTGCTCGCTGctttttcaaactattttaagaTGATATTTATTCATCAGACGAG CGAATGCATAAAGATTCAGCCTACAGACATCCAGCCTGACATATTTAGTTACTTGTTGCATATCATGTACACTGGGAAAGGGCCAAAGCAGACCGTCAGCCAGAGCCGACTGGAGGAGGGCATCCGCTTTCTCCATGCAGACCACCTCTCCCATATCGCGATCGAGATGAACCAAGTGTTCTCCCCAGAGCCGGTCCAGTCCTCAAACTTGTACGGGATCCAGATCTCGACCGCACACAAACCGGCGAAGGAACGCCTGGGAGTGAAGGAGAGTCTGCCCAAGGCGGGCAGCAGGTCTGCTGCCCAGGGCGATCACCCGCAGCTGCAGCTCTCTCTGGCCATCGGCCTGGACGACAGCTCCCTCGACCAGCAGGTCGCTCGCCCCTCCGCTCAGCCCGCTGCTCTCGCCAAGCCAGCAGAAGAGCGTCCGAAACTCTCAGTCTCCATAAAGCAGGAGAGGTGCGACTCGGAGCCCGTGGTGTCCCAGAGCTGCACCCCTCCTTCTCCGGAGGTAGCAAGCCCCATCTTTGCTAAGGCCAGCCTCAAGGTGCACTTGTGTCACTACTGCGGGGAGCGTTTCGACtcccggggggggctgcgggagcaCTTGCACACCCACGTCTCGGGCTCGCTGCCGTTCGGCGTGCCGGCCTCCATCCTGGAGAGCAGCGACCTGGGGGAGGTGCAGCCTCTGGCTGAGGACAGGGAGGCTGGGAATGGCCACCGGCTCGGGGCTTTCCTCCTCAAGGAGGATGAGCATCAGCTGGAGCATCTGAGCTGCAGCGACCTGGAGCCTCTGCAGATCGGCCAGCTCTCCCTCATCTCCAAGGACCACGAACCAGTAGAGTTGAActgtaacttttctttctcgagaaagagaaaaatcagttgCACTGTCTGTGGCCGCACGTTTTTCCGGAAGAGCCAGCTGCTCgaacacatgtacacacacagagggaaaCAGCACAAATACAGCCGCTGCCAGCGGCTGGAGAGCCCTGTGACCCCCAGGTTTCGTCCTTACTGTGACAGTGAGAGCGTGGGGAAAAGCTCCAGTTTATCCCAAGACCACTTAGATGAATGTATACTGGAGTCAGATCTCATCCAAGAAAGCGTTGATACGATCCTGGTAGAGTAG
- the ZBTB25 gene encoding zinc finger and BTB domain-containing protein 25 isoform X2 translates to MDTTGHSVLLLQQLNMQREFGFLCDCTVAIGDVYFKAHRAVLAAFSNYFKMIFIHQTSECIKIQPTDIQPDIFSYLLHIMYTGKGPKQTVSQSRLEEGIRFLHADHLSHIAIEMNQVFSPEPVQSSNLYGIQISTAHKPAKERLGVKESLPKAGSRSAAQGDHPQLQLSLAIGLDDSSLDQQVARPSAQPAALAKPAEERPKLSVSIKQERCDSEPVVSQSCTPPSPEVASPIFAKASLKVHLCHYCGERFDSRGGLREHLHTHVSGSLPFGVPASILESSDLGEVQPLAEDREAGNGHRLGAFLLKEDEHQLEHLSCSDLEPLQIGQLSLISKDHEPVELNCNFSFSRKRKISCTVCGRTFFRKSQLLEHMYTHRGKQHKYSRCQRLESPVTPRFRPYCDSESVGKSSSLSQDHLDECILESDLIQESVDTILVE, encoded by the exons ATGGACACGACCGGCCACAgcgtcctcctcctccagcagctgaacATGCAGCGGGAGTTTGGCTTTCTGTGTGACTGCACAGTTGCCATTGGAGATGTTTACTTCAAAGCCCACAGAGCGGTGCTCGCTGctttttcaaactattttaagaTGATATTTATTCATCAGACGAG CGAATGCATAAAGATTCAGCCTACAGACATCCAGCCTGACATATTTAGTTACTTGTTGCATATCATGTACACTGGGAAAGGGCCAAAGCAGACCGTCAGCCAGAGCCGACTGGAGGAGGGCATCCGCTTTCTCCATGCAGACCACCTCTCCCATATCGCGATCGAGATGAACCAAGTGTTCTCCCCAGAGCCGGTCCAGTCCTCAAACTTGTACGGGATCCAGATCTCGACCGCACACAAACCGGCGAAGGAACGCCTGGGAGTGAAGGAGAGTCTGCCCAAGGCGGGCAGCAGGTCTGCTGCCCAGGGCGATCACCCGCAGCTGCAGCTCTCTCTGGCCATCGGCCTGGACGACAGCTCCCTCGACCAGCAGGTCGCTCGCCCCTCCGCTCAGCCCGCTGCTCTCGCCAAGCCAGCAGAAGAGCGTCCGAAACTCTCAGTCTCCATAAAGCAGGAGAGGTGCGACTCGGAGCCCGTGGTGTCCCAGAGCTGCACCCCTCCTTCTCCGGAGGTAGCAAGCCCCATCTTTGCTAAGGCCAGCCTCAAGGTGCACTTGTGTCACTACTGCGGGGAGCGTTTCGACtcccggggggggctgcgggagcaCTTGCACACCCACGTCTCGGGCTCGCTGCCGTTCGGCGTGCCGGCCTCCATCCTGGAGAGCAGCGACCTGGGGGAGGTGCAGCCTCTGGCTGAGGACAGGGAGGCTGGGAATGGCCACCGGCTCGGGGCTTTCCTCCTCAAGGAGGATGAGCATCAGCTGGAGCATCTGAGCTGCAGCGACCTGGAGCCTCTGCAGATCGGCCAGCTCTCCCTCATCTCCAAGGACCACGAACCAGTAGAGTTGAActgtaacttttctttctcgagaaagagaaaaatcagttgCACTGTCTGTGGCCGCACGTTTTTCCGGAAGAGCCAGCTGCTCgaacacatgtacacacacagagggaaaCAGCACAAATACAGCCGCTGCCAGCGGCTGGAGAGCCCTGTGACCCCCAGGTTTCGTCCTTACTGTGACAGTGAGAGCGTGGGGAAAAGCTCCAGTTTATCCCAAGACCACTTAGATGAATGTATACTGGAGTCAGATCTCATCCAAGAAAGCGTTGATACGATCCTGGTAGAGTAG
- the ZBTB1 gene encoding zinc finger and BTB domain-containing protein 1 isoform X1: protein MARTSHSNYVLQQLNNQREWGFLCDCCIAIDDIYFQAHKAVLAACSSYFRMFFMNHQHTTAQLNLSNMKISAECFDLILQFMYLGKIMTAPANFEQFKVAMNYLQLYNVPECLEDIQDTDSSSLKCSSSASSTQNSKMIFGVRMYEDTLARNGSEANRWGMEPPSSTVNTSHNKEPDEEALQLSSFPEQLFDVCKKSTTSKFSHTKERVSHSRRFGRSFTCDSCGFSFSCEKLLDEHVLTCTNRHSYQSARYYSAEKIDFNEKDSTSKIISTQTEKYKGDSSQAADDSSSPVSNITSRKSSTVASETSGEEGSRASERKRIIIKMEPEDNPADELKDFNIIKVTDKDCNESSDNDDLDDEQEEPLYRYYVEEEIREKRNARKTLKPRLSMDEDERKCLKSPRHLNRKAPSVQEDAENAPCELCGLTITEEDLSSHYLSKHIENICACGKCGQILVKGKQLQDHAQTCGEPQDLTMNGIRNSEEKMDLEENPEEQSEIRDMMFAEMLEDFRDSHFQMNSLQKKQLYKHSACPFRCPNCGQRFETENLVVEHMSNCLEPDLFKNSMMEENERDHRRKHFCNLCGKGFYQRCHLREHYTVHTKEKQFVCQTCGKQFLRERQLRLHNDMHKGMARYVCSICDQGNFRKHDHVRHMISHLSAGETICQVCFQIFPNNEQLEQHMDVHLYTCGVCGAKFNLRKDMRSHYNAKHLKRT, encoded by the coding sequence ATGGCAAGAACCAGCCACAGCAACTATGTCCTTCAGCAGCTAAACAACCAAAGAGAGTGGGGCTTTCTGTGCGACTGCTGTATCGCTATCgatgatatttattttcaagcacaTAAAGCAGTTCTTGCTGCGTGCAGCTCCTATTTTAGGATGTTTTTTATGAACCATCAACACACTACAGCCCAGCTGAATCTAAGCAACATGAAGATTAGCGCTGAATGCTTTGATCTTATTTTACAGTTCATGTATTTAGGAAAAATTATGACAGCCCCTGCCAATTTTGAGCAATTTAAAGTGGCCATGAACTATTTACAGCTATATAATGTACCTGAATGTCTAGAAGATATACAGGATACAGACTCATCTAGTTTAAAATGTTCGTCTTCTGCTTCTAGCACCCAGAATAGTAAAATGATATTTGGCGTGAGAATGTATGAAGACACGCTTGCTAGAAATGGCAGCGAAGCAAACAGGTGGGGCATGGAGCCGCCAAGTTCAACAGTAAATACATCCCATAACAAAGAGCCTGATGAAGAAGCTTTGCAGCTAAGCAGCTTCCCCGAACAACTGTTTGACGTCTGCAAAAAAAGCACCACATCCAAATTCTCTCACACAAAAGAGCGCGTGTCCCACTCGCGCCGTTTTGGAAGAAGCTTCACCTGCGACAGCTGCGGGTTTAGTTTTAGCTGTGAAAAGCTACTGGATGAGCACGTGTTAACGTGCACTAACAGGCATTCTTACCAAAGTGCCAGGTACTACAGTGCTGAAAAAATAGACTTTAATGAAAAGGACTCTACTTCTAAAATAATCtccacacaaacagaaaaatacaaggGGGACTCAAGCCAAGCTGCGGACGATTCTTCGTCTCCTGTGTCAAACAtcacaagcagaaaaagcagcacgGTTGCCTCCGAGACATCAGGTGAAGAAGGAAGTAGAGCCTCTGAGAGGAAGAGGATTATCATCAAGATGGAACCAGAGGACAATCCTGCAGACGAGCTGAAggattttaatattattaaggTGACAGATAAAGACTGCAATGAGTCTTCCGACAATGATGACCTAGATGATGAACAAGAAGAGCCGCTTTACAGATACTATGTTGAGGAAGAGatcagagagaagagaaatgctCGGAAGACTTTAAAACCCCGTTTATCCATGGACGAGGATGAAAGAAAGTGTTTGAAAAGTCCACGGCACCTTAACAGGAAGGCTCCTTCAGTGCAGGAAGATGCTGAGAACGCTCCGTGTGAACTTTGTGGGCTAACAATCACCGAGGAAGATTTGTCCTCTCATTATTTATCCAAACACATAGAAAATATATGTGCTTGTGGCAAGTGTGGTCAAATACTGGTCAAAGGCAAGCAGTTACAGGACCATGCGCAGACCTGCGGAGAACCCCAGGATCTGACCATGAACGGTATCAGAAATTCTGAGGAGAAAATGGACTTAGAAGAAAACCCGGAGGAGCAGTCAGAAATAAGGGACATGATGTTTGCAGAGATGCTAGAGGACTTCAGGGACAGTCATTTCCAAATGAACAGCCTTCAAAAAAAACAGTTATACAAGCATTCTGCCTGTCCCTTCCGATGCCCTAATTGCGGTCAGCgttttgaaactgaaaacctAGTGGTTGAACATATGTCAAACTGCCTGGAGCCAGATCTGTTCAAGAACTCCATGATGGAAGAGAACGAGAGGGATCACAGACGTAAGCATTTCTGCAATCTTTGTGGGAAAGGATTTTATCAGCGTTGCCACTTGCGGGAACACTATACCGTTCATaccaaggaaaaacagtttgtTTGTCAGACATGTGGGAAGCAGTTCTTAAGAGAGCGCCAGTTGCGGCTCCACAATGATATGCACAAAGGCATGGCCAGGTATGTCTGTTCCATTTGTGATCAAGGAAACTTCCGAAAACATGACCATGTACGGCATATGATATCTCACTTATCAGCTGGAGAGACTATATGCCAGGTCTGCTTTCAGATATTCCCAAATAATGAGCAACTGGAGCAGCACATGGATGTTCATCTGTATACATGTGGAGTATGTGGAGCAAAGTTTAATTTGAGGAAAGATATGAGATCTCACTATAATGCCAAGCATTTGAAAAGAACATAA
- the ZBTB1 gene encoding zinc finger and BTB domain-containing protein 1 isoform X2: MARTSHSNYVLQQLNNQREWGFLCDCCIAIDDIYFQAHKAVLAACSSYFRMFFMNHQHTTAQLNLSNMKISAECFDLILQFMYLGKIMTAPANFEQFKVAMNYLQLYNVPECLEDIQDTDSSSLKCSSSASSTQNSKMIFGVRMYEDTLARNGSEANRWGMEPPSSTVNTSHNKEPDEEALQLSSFPEQLFDVCKKSTTSKFSHTKERVSHSRRFGRSFTCDSCGFSFSCEKLLDEHVLTCTNRHSYQSARYYSAEKIDFNEKDSTSKIISTQTEKYKGDSSQAADDSSSPVSNITSRKSSTVASETSGEEGSRASERKRIIIKMEPEDNPADELKDFNIIKVTDKDCNESSDNDDLDDEQEEPLYRYYVEEEIREKRNARKTLKPRLSMDEDERKCLKSPRHLNRKAPSVQEDAENAPCELCGLTITEEDLSSHYLSKHIENICACGKCGQILVKGKQLQDHAQTCGEPQDLTMNGIRNSEEKMDLEENPEEQSEIRDMMFAEMLEDFRDSHFQMNSLQKKQLYKHSACPFRCPNCGQRFETENLVVEHMSNCLEPDLFKNSMMEENERDHRRKHFCNLCGKGFYQRCHLREHYTVHTKEKQFVCQTCGKQFLRERQLRLHNDMHKGMASSEIGTSKLLNN; this comes from the coding sequence ATGGCAAGAACCAGCCACAGCAACTATGTCCTTCAGCAGCTAAACAACCAAAGAGAGTGGGGCTTTCTGTGCGACTGCTGTATCGCTATCgatgatatttattttcaagcacaTAAAGCAGTTCTTGCTGCGTGCAGCTCCTATTTTAGGATGTTTTTTATGAACCATCAACACACTACAGCCCAGCTGAATCTAAGCAACATGAAGATTAGCGCTGAATGCTTTGATCTTATTTTACAGTTCATGTATTTAGGAAAAATTATGACAGCCCCTGCCAATTTTGAGCAATTTAAAGTGGCCATGAACTATTTACAGCTATATAATGTACCTGAATGTCTAGAAGATATACAGGATACAGACTCATCTAGTTTAAAATGTTCGTCTTCTGCTTCTAGCACCCAGAATAGTAAAATGATATTTGGCGTGAGAATGTATGAAGACACGCTTGCTAGAAATGGCAGCGAAGCAAACAGGTGGGGCATGGAGCCGCCAAGTTCAACAGTAAATACATCCCATAACAAAGAGCCTGATGAAGAAGCTTTGCAGCTAAGCAGCTTCCCCGAACAACTGTTTGACGTCTGCAAAAAAAGCACCACATCCAAATTCTCTCACACAAAAGAGCGCGTGTCCCACTCGCGCCGTTTTGGAAGAAGCTTCACCTGCGACAGCTGCGGGTTTAGTTTTAGCTGTGAAAAGCTACTGGATGAGCACGTGTTAACGTGCACTAACAGGCATTCTTACCAAAGTGCCAGGTACTACAGTGCTGAAAAAATAGACTTTAATGAAAAGGACTCTACTTCTAAAATAATCtccacacaaacagaaaaatacaaggGGGACTCAAGCCAAGCTGCGGACGATTCTTCGTCTCCTGTGTCAAACAtcacaagcagaaaaagcagcacgGTTGCCTCCGAGACATCAGGTGAAGAAGGAAGTAGAGCCTCTGAGAGGAAGAGGATTATCATCAAGATGGAACCAGAGGACAATCCTGCAGACGAGCTGAAggattttaatattattaaggTGACAGATAAAGACTGCAATGAGTCTTCCGACAATGATGACCTAGATGATGAACAAGAAGAGCCGCTTTACAGATACTATGTTGAGGAAGAGatcagagagaagagaaatgctCGGAAGACTTTAAAACCCCGTTTATCCATGGACGAGGATGAAAGAAAGTGTTTGAAAAGTCCACGGCACCTTAACAGGAAGGCTCCTTCAGTGCAGGAAGATGCTGAGAACGCTCCGTGTGAACTTTGTGGGCTAACAATCACCGAGGAAGATTTGTCCTCTCATTATTTATCCAAACACATAGAAAATATATGTGCTTGTGGCAAGTGTGGTCAAATACTGGTCAAAGGCAAGCAGTTACAGGACCATGCGCAGACCTGCGGAGAACCCCAGGATCTGACCATGAACGGTATCAGAAATTCTGAGGAGAAAATGGACTTAGAAGAAAACCCGGAGGAGCAGTCAGAAATAAGGGACATGATGTTTGCAGAGATGCTAGAGGACTTCAGGGACAGTCATTTCCAAATGAACAGCCTTCAAAAAAAACAGTTATACAAGCATTCTGCCTGTCCCTTCCGATGCCCTAATTGCGGTCAGCgttttgaaactgaaaacctAGTGGTTGAACATATGTCAAACTGCCTGGAGCCAGATCTGTTCAAGAACTCCATGATGGAAGAGAACGAGAGGGATCACAGACGTAAGCATTTCTGCAATCTTTGTGGGAAAGGATTTTATCAGCGTTGCCACTTGCGGGAACACTATACCGTTCATaccaaggaaaaacagtttgtTTGTCAGACATGTGGGAAGCAGTTCTTAAGAGAGCGCCAGTTGCGGCTCCACAATGATATGCACAAAGGCATGGCCAG